The following coding sequences lie in one Lolium perenne isolate Kyuss_39 chromosome 2, Kyuss_2.0, whole genome shotgun sequence genomic window:
- the LOC127334965 gene encoding uncharacterized protein: MVNMAAASHSLLLLPFLCLSFLLTSSTSTAPYNPPTVPELMDLFGLPRALLPTTARRYLLHNDGSFELFLDDVCEVEAGGYRVLYDIRLAGSLAAGSVTGLEGVRVRVLFVWVPVTGVEVGGGVVTLSVGPLKKSFPAVGFKTSPRCAVAGSAAADVA; encoded by the coding sequence ATGGTCAACATGGCGGCTGCATCccacagtctcctcctcctccccttcctctgtctcagcttcctgctcacCAGCTCCACCTCGACGGCGCCCTACAACCCTCCCACCGTGCCGGAGCTCATGGACCTGTTCGGCCTCCCGCGCGCGCTCCTCCCGACCACCGCCCGGCGGTACCTCCTCCACAACGACGGCTCCTTCGAGCTCTTCCTCGACGACGTCTGCGAGGTCGAGGCCGGGGGCTACCGCGTCCTCTACGACATCCGGCTCGCCGGATCCCTGGCGGCCGGGTCGGTCACGGGGCTCGAGGGCGTCCGCGTGCGCGTGCTGTTCGTCTGGGTCCCCGTCACCGGCGTCGAGGTGGGCGGCGGGGTCGTGACCCTCAGTGTCGGGCCCCTCAAGAAGTCGTTCCCGGCCGTCGGGTTCAAGACCAGTCCCCGGTGCGCCGTCGCCGGCTCGGCCGCCGCCGATGTCGCTTAG